TTTCTAACAGAGTCAAAGActgaagagagaagaagaaagaaaacttaATTTATCCATCGGGTCCGACTTAGAAGAATGATCGAATCATAGAAAGCAAAGCCAACTTACTATTCTCAGTTAATCAGTTAATTTAAATGAGCAAGAAACTTCCCTCCGCAAATTCTCAGTTAatcattcatattttaaatatttcactaacatttcttatttctctttttctctcttcttatcATTATCATGTTATAAATTTGATCatacttagaattttttttttctatttctatcaAATCATAGACCCAATCATCATGCCAAATATTTATCTAAAGTATCAGCCACCTAATAGTATAACTCTGAAAGAATAGGGGGTACTTCTACGTACAAGATTTAAACAAagcaaataatcaaacaaaaaaaaaacgtcTCCGTCGATGGAGCATTTTTTACTAGTGGTTAATTTTTCCTGCTGCATAATCTACTATAATTCTGTCGTAAGTGTTATGAAAAacgaataaatatataaaacatcaCGTCTCCGATCGAtgaatagtttaaaaataactGGATAGTGACATGGATATAGTTGTCCTCCATTTTTTCTATCACAActtcaaagttttaaaataactgGATTGTTTAGGTCCTTATATCATGAAATGAcgataatgaaaaaattatatataaaaaattgatatccACTTATTTTTAGACTCACATTAAATTAGACTGACACTCgctttattagatttttttatgattagttGATTTATAAATATCTATAATTTTATCAAGTTACTTAAGTCCTTCggctttgaaatattttgacaaagtctttataattttaaatttcataattaaatccTTTAAACTAACACCTTTTCTAAAGATTTTAAACAtgaattttcttaatataacttctattattttcatctttttctcaaaatttatatccttgaaaatatttatcttcAAAATTGTAGCTAGTACGTAGGTTTAGACTAGCTAACATCATTttcattcagcaaaaaaaaaaaaaaaaacaaagaagtcATTTTGGTAATCCTGTAATCTATAACAAAGCACAAGAATGATCAGAAGCAAAGATAAGGGAGGGTACATGTTACAGGCAGAACCAAGAAATATACTCTCGTGATCTCACCAGTCACCATTATCAGCCACTTCCAGAATCGTCACTTGCTCTTGATTGAGAGTTGAGACCTACACAAAACTGAGCAAGTTATTACTGAGATTGCCATCAGCCATTTGAATCCAATTTCAGCCACAAGACCCTCACCCATATTGAATATTGTCGGTTTCGCTTTGAGAGAATGAGAATACAATTTTAGCATAAAAATGGGGACATCCagtgtgtgtttggtttaatgttaaattgaatcaatataagaaataacaatttataatttttaattcaacgGTTGTTTGAAGGTCTTTCAATAGTAATTCAAACACATTTGTAGTTAAAAGAGGTtcaataactttaatttttaaggatttattgctacaaaatattaaatttataaaaaatgaatttaatgttTGAATTATAAAGATCCAATTAAGAATTTGATCgcaaccaaaaaattaaaaatttgataaaattacagaaaatttacaaattaatttattccttttttttaattactactgATTTTTACTACTTTAACTTTAACATTGAAAGAAGTATATGAGACGGTTTACATTGATGAAATTCTATATATATACCTTTAAGTAcataatgttttgttttttaacattagtataattttatatagaaaCTATTTAACAGTGTAAAAACTTTAGAAATTCATCATATTCATTGACAATCTTAAGAGGTTGGTTGAGTGATATCATCTTTCACAAGTcgcaaattttattttccacTTCTATAAGTGTTATTTGAGTTAAGAATTGTAACTTTTCCTACCTTGATTGACattatcaatattttcattattgcttttttattttaattctatttttgaaCTTGTCTCAATCATGATCAATgctacttaataatttttttttaaaaaaaggcattttttttaaaaaaaaaattagggtagACTAGTTCGATACTATTTATGAGAATGAACAGTAAAATCTGaaaaaacttcaaaattaattttttaaacttccaCTTGTGATTCTCATATTTTCCCATCTTTTGTAAGTTTAGCAAgcattaataaaatttctttgcctataaaaaagaacgttcactttataataaaaatatattactgtATTACAAATTTATCGAAGGTCATTTTCTCATCTTTCTTCTACCACTTAAGTTTTAGAACCCCTACAATAGATGCCACACCGTAGAACCTAAGCCACCAGTACTTTCATTCATATATAACGAGACAAAATACAAGTTGTGGAttctatatttcatatttatctaaaatatcTATACACATTAGTACAACTCGTGCCATAGCATATCATTAAAATTCATTTGCTTTCTtcctatgaaaaatatatatttttcaaaatactttaaaattttaaaacatttattaaatatgtttatatatatattattgaaatttaatttattataagatGCTATTctgaatatttttcaaatgattATACTGTtactattttctaaaatatttttttcataattataaatagataaaaatattcttttgcattacattttttaaaaataatttttattacatatttttaaaatttgaaataaagcaTCTAAATTTTCCTTTGCAGAAATTCCAATCCCAATTTGCTGAATGTCAATGTCAGAATTTTCTTGCTACCCTACAACCCTTTTCACAACTTCAGTTCCTTATAAATTAAAGGGCAATATTTGTAGATCGATCATTAATTATAAGCCACAAGAAGATTGGATAATTAGCCGAATAATATCATGGCTTCTATCTTCCCTATTTCTCGTATGTCCTTCACTGATTTCTCTGCACCCCTTCCCATTTCCATAAGTTCCTCATCTTCCACATTCCCACTTTCTCAAACACCATGCAAACCCACTAAACATAGCAAACCAAAACGCCATCATGTTTCCAAAGTGTCATGCCATAGTAACCAAAACAACTCAGCACCAAACCCAGAAGAAGGAAAACCATCACACAACATTGTAGCTGGAAAAAATAGGAGGGATGTTCTCATTGGCTTTGGAGGACTTTATGGTGCTTCAACTCTtaccaacaataacaacaacaaccctTTAGCCATAGCTGCTCCCATTCTCCCTCCTGACCTAAAAACCTGTGGTCCACCTGACTTAGCAACTGGTGCAAAACCTGTTAATTGTTGCCCTCCAATATCTTCTACCATCATAGACTTCAAGCTCCCTTCTTCTGGAGCACCCCTTAGGGTTAGACCAGCTGCTCATTTAGTCAACGATGTCTACATAGCCAAGTATAGGGAAGCCCTTAAGCGCATGAAAGCCCTTTCACCTAATGACCCTCGAAATTTCACCCAACAAGCTAATGTCCATTGTGCTTATTGTGATGGTGCCTATCACCAAGTAGGGTTTCCTAACCTTGACCTCCAAGTCCACAACTGTTGGCTATTCTTCCCTTACCACCGTTGGTACCTTTATTTCTATGAGAGAATCTTGGGAAACTTGATTGGTGACCCAACTTTCGCTCTTCCATTTTGGAACTGGGACAATCCTAAAGGTGGCATGACAATCCCTTCCTTTTACGTAGATAAAAACTCACCTTTGTATGACCCTCTTAGGAATCTTAATCATCAACCCCCAGTTCTCATAGACCTAGACTATAACAGAAGGGACGATGATGATCCTAGTGCTAGTGAAAGTGTAGATCCCAATGAACAAATCGCTAGCAACCTTTCTATAATGTATAGGAATGTTATCTCCAATGGGAAACTCCCAAGGCTTTTCCTTGGAAGCCCTTATCGTGCTGGAGATGAACCTGAACCTGGTGCTGGCTCTTTGGAGAACGTTCCACATGGTCCTGTTCACTCTTGGACTGGTGATAAGAGAGAGCCTAACCGTGAGAACATGGGAATCTTCTATTCTGCTGCGAGAGACCCCATTTTCTTTTCTCACCATGCCAACGTGGATAGGATGTGGAGCATATGGAAAACAATACCAGGTGGGAAAAGAAGGGATTTCACTGACCCTGATTGGTTAGAGTCCGCATTTTTCTTCTACGATGAGAACAAGAACCTTGTGCGCGTGAAGGTGAAGGATTCTCTTGACACAAGAAAGTTGGGGTATGTTTACCAAGATGTTGACATTCCATGGCTCAAGAATAAGCCTAAACCTAAAAGATCTAAAGCTAAGAAGTTGGCATTGGCACAAGATTTTATAGTTGGTGCAGCACAAGCTGTTGAGACTACACCAAAGAGTGTTAAGTTCCCTTTAACTTTGGATTCAAAGGTAAGCACACTTGTTAAAAGGCCAAAGCTGTTGAGGAGCaaggaggagaaggaagaagaggaggaggtgTTGGTGATTGATGGGATTGAGTTTGATAGGAATAAAGCGGTGAAGTTTGATGTATTTATCAATGATGAAGATGACAAGGTGATAACACCTAGTAATACTGAGTTTGCGGGAAGCTTTGTGAGTGTGCCTCATTCACATGTGCACAAAAACAAGAAGA
The nucleotide sequence above comes from Glycine soja cultivar W05 chromosome 11, ASM419377v2, whole genome shotgun sequence. Encoded proteins:
- the LOC114372888 gene encoding polyphenol oxidase A1, chloroplastic-like yields the protein MASIFPISRMSFTDFSAPLPISISSSSSTFPLSQTPCKPTKHSKPKRHHVSKVSCHSNQNNSAPNPEEGKPSHNIVAGKNRRDVLIGFGGLYGASTLTNNNNNNPLAIAAPILPPDLKTCGPPDLATGAKPVNCCPPISSTIIDFKLPSSGAPLRVRPAAHLVNDVYIAKYREALKRMKALSPNDPRNFTQQANVHCAYCDGAYHQVGFPNLDLQVHNCWLFFPYHRWYLYFYERILGNLIGDPTFALPFWNWDNPKGGMTIPSFYVDKNSPLYDPLRNLNHQPPVLIDLDYNRRDDDDPSASESVDPNEQIASNLSIMYRNVISNGKLPRLFLGSPYRAGDEPEPGAGSLENVPHGPVHSWTGDKREPNRENMGIFYSAARDPIFFSHHANVDRMWSIWKTIPGGKRRDFTDPDWLESAFFFYDENKNLVRVKVKDSLDTRKLGYVYQDVDIPWLKNKPKPKRSKAKKLALAQDFIVGAAQAVETTPKSVKFPLTLDSKVSTLVKRPKLLRSKEEKEEEEEVLVIDGIEFDRNKAVKFDVFINDEDDKVITPSNTEFAGSFVSVPHSHVHKNKKIKTCFRVGLTDLLEDLEAENDDSILVTLVPKYGKGLVTIRDIKIELETE